A part of Cannabis sativa cultivar Pink pepper isolate KNU-18-1 chromosome 6, ASM2916894v1, whole genome shotgun sequence genomic DNA contains:
- the LOC133039348 gene encoding uncharacterized protein LOC133039348, protein MAPRLIIPAPEHFTGRVTYRGTGIFAKIKARFEEFNLNNTAKESRFGSFWNAVPLTFSSVLFHQLMLHKMKVDAQEELRMRFYVGRKEVRFGVLEFALITGLDFSSGPTEEEKAAQVARSGSDRLINKYFNRSDSVKTEALQLQFTNCQNPEDLYKLGLCLFVESVLLGREANALITPHILRYVEDLEFFFRIPWGKHSFARLMHSLQKDMVKQKANYEKKLSSDVYIFRRPTR, encoded by the coding sequence atggctcccagactCATTATTCCAGCACCCGAGCATTTCACTGGTCGCGTCACATATAGGGGCACtggaatttttgcaaaaattaaagctcggtttgaggagttcaaccttaacaacacggcgaaggaaagccgtttcgggagcttctggaatgccgtaccactgacattctcctcggtgttatttcaccagctgatgctccacaaaatgaaagtggatgctcaggaggagttgaggatgaggttttatgttggtcgaaaggaggtccgattcggggtgctggagtttgcactcattacgggtttggacttctcctcggggccaacagaagaggagaaggctgcgcaggtcgcgcgctcggggtcagaccgattgatcaacaaatatttcaaccgGTCTGATAGTGTGAAGACAGAAGCACTCCAACTTCAGTTCACAAACTGCCAGAAcccggaagacttgtacaagctcggcttgtgcttgtttgtggagtcagtGCTTCTGGGCCGCGAGGCCAACGCGCTGATCACGCCTCACATACTTAGATATGTGGAAgacctcgagttcttcttccggattccttgggggaagcactcattcgccagactcatgcactcgcttcagaaagacatggtgaaacagaaggccaactacgagaagaagctgAGTTCGGATGTATATATTTTCAGAAGGCCAACGCGCTGA
- the LOC133039347 gene encoding uncharacterized protein LOC133039347 produces the protein MKRRHRPSSTFDPLEPPDEKLLTTFRKWCVGLIPNHRLRDLRSGDYGPGFFWIMLTPKEWLTDDHIDAAMHMLRRRRTDYPLTFPQKGIILSTFVTAMISSAWTSHKGPRKNFKWEEYILDYCTGFHKSQVFERWRGNEFIYFVTHLPTARHRVTIEVDIEPWKINVYDRDSGVRHWTAMEPILKHAQWIAGKNEFNSMINALMPI, from the exons atgaagaggagacataggccatcttcgacttttgatcccctggagccaccggatgagaaattgttaaccactttccgaaagtggtgtgttggactcattccgaaccaccgacttcgggatttgagaagtggtgattacggtccaggattcttttggataatgctcacaccaaaggaatggcttacagatgac CATATAGATGCAGCAATGCATATGCTGAGGAGGCGACGCACCGACTATCCACTGACATTTCCTCAGAAGGGTATCATTCTCTCCACATTCGTGACCGCCATGATCAGCAGTGCATGGACGAGCCACAAGGGTCCGAGGAAAAACTTTAAATGGGAGGAATATATCCTGGACTACTGCACAGGGTTtcataag TCCCAAGTCTTTGAGAGATGGAGGGGTAACGAGTTTATTTACTTCGTTACGCACCTTCCCACGGCAAGACACCGGGTCACGATTGAAGTCGACATAGAGCCgtggaaaattaatgtctacGACCGTGATTCCGGCGTACGTCATTGGACCGCCATGGAACCCATCTTGAAG catgcacaGTGGATCGCCGGGAAAAACGAGTTCAACAGcatgatcaatgctttgatgcctatctga